A window of the Acidobacteriota bacterium genome harbors these coding sequences:
- the lepB gene encoding signal peptidase I gives MNEHMQSPEIPAVEASESSETAAFVALADPKTSVPGGPETATESSSGGVISKSPTRVPRRRNAEDWMSGIQWLSSTVVLAVFVITFLAQAFQIPSQSMEKTLLIGDYLLVDKVHYAEGGIWNSLLPYSQIGRDDIIVFRYPVQPTQHFVKRVIGIPGDRIHLYRGKVFVNGKSIDDATFAIHKSQQFDSYRDNFPAGNYISPEVNSRWWLEMHNIVHQGEIVVPPDKYFVMGDNRDESLDSRYWGFVPRENIIGRPFLIYWSVRRPESASTDGKLERLLYTLVHLPEDARWDRTFHLVR, from the coding sequence ATGAACGAGCACATGCAATCGCCCGAAATCCCGGCCGTTGAAGCCTCAGAAAGCTCCGAAACTGCCGCTTTTGTTGCACTTGCTGACCCCAAAACGAGTGTTCCCGGAGGCCCAGAAACTGCGACAGAGTCGAGTTCGGGAGGTGTAATTTCTAAATCGCCGACCCGGGTTCCCCGTCGCAGGAACGCCGAAGACTGGATGAGCGGCATTCAGTGGCTTTCATCCACAGTTGTTCTTGCAGTATTTGTGATTACTTTCCTTGCCCAAGCCTTTCAGATCCCATCGCAATCGATGGAAAAGACGCTGCTTATTGGCGATTATCTGCTCGTCGATAAGGTCCATTACGCTGAGGGAGGCATCTGGAACTCCCTTTTGCCTTATTCGCAGATCGGGCGCGACGACATCATTGTCTTTCGCTATCCCGTGCAGCCAACTCAGCATTTTGTGAAGCGCGTGATTGGAATCCCAGGCGATCGCATTCACTTGTATCGCGGAAAGGTCTTTGTAAATGGAAAATCTATCGATGATGCCACTTTTGCCATTCATAAGAGCCAGCAATTTGACTCTTACCGCGACAATTTTCCCGCCGGAAATTACATTAGTCCCGAAGTGAACTCGCGCTGGTGGCTGGAGATGCACAACATCGTGCATCAGGGAGAAATCGTCGTGCCGCCTGATAAGTACTTTGTAATGGGCGACAATCGAGATGAGAGTCTTGACAGTCGCTATTGGGGATTTGTTCCCCGTGAAAACATCATTGGTCGCCCGTTCCTGATTTACTGGTCAGTCAGGCGCCCTGAGAGTGCGTCGACGGATGGTAAACTTGAGCGTTTGCTCTATACGCTGGTACACCTTCCGGAGGACGCTCGTTGGGACCGGACCTTCCATCTAGTTCGCTGA
- the lepB gene encoding signal peptidase I codes for MEFISSMAAVLVTGLFIITFNIQAFEIPSSSMEYTLLIGDHVFVDRITVAPPTHWAPFEHYRKIQHGDIVVFLSPQTPGLYVVKRVIGIPGDRLHLRDGVVYRNGQPLHEPYLIHKVGDYNPYRDNFPAVPAIQASAQVSPEWPVQVGVLKQGDDLVVPPDSYFGMGDNRDESYDSRYWGFIPRENIIGRPLFVYWSFETPPDQWQKTEITERLHFLGHVALHFFDETRWRRMFHLVH; via the coding sequence ATGGAGTTCATTTCTTCCATGGCAGCGGTTCTAGTCACTGGACTTTTCATCATTACATTCAACATCCAAGCCTTTGAAATTCCATCGAGTTCGATGGAATACACGCTTTTGATCGGCGATCACGTCTTTGTAGACCGCATTACAGTCGCTCCACCTACGCATTGGGCTCCGTTTGAACACTACCGAAAGATTCAGCACGGCGACATCGTTGTTTTTCTGTCGCCGCAAACACCCGGACTTTATGTCGTGAAACGTGTGATTGGCATCCCGGGAGACAGACTTCATTTGCGCGACGGGGTCGTCTATCGCAATGGACAGCCGCTTCATGAGCCTTATTTGATTCACAAAGTAGGTGATTACAACCCGTATCGGGACAATTTTCCTGCCGTCCCAGCGATACAGGCGTCTGCGCAAGTCTCTCCAGAATGGCCAGTGCAAGTAGGAGTGCTGAAGCAAGGAGACGATCTGGTGGTGCCTCCGGACAGCTATTTTGGTATGGGCGACAACCGCGACGAAAGCTACGACAGTCGTTATTGGGGATTCATTCCTCGCGAGAACATCATCGGGCGACCTCTGTTTGTCTATTGGTCATTTGAAACACCTCCGGATCAGTGGCAAAAGACCGAGATAACTGAACGCCTGCACTTCCTTGGACACGTCGCTCTCCATTTTTTTGACGAAACACGCTGGCGCCGCATGTTCCATCTGGTGCATTAG
- the rnc gene encoding ribonuclease III — MKIEDLEQLESALEYHFSDSELLRQALTHSSLAHEMETKAAASGGDDGANRAKDNEQFEFLGDAVLGLVSSELLFQRFPAHQEGQLSKMRAHLVSARHLVKVARNLQLGRYLLLGRGEERSGGRAKPGLLADGLEALIAAIYLDGGMEPARKVIVRLILEPELVRLESNPDLNEHFTDYKSALQEWVQAKGLAQPVYSVVSETGPEHRKLFTMQVRILEQGALEPIYMATGEDSTKKKAEQQAARIALEYLRSHEPIQAEQP, encoded by the coding sequence ATGAAAATCGAAGACCTCGAACAACTAGAATCGGCGCTGGAATACCATTTTTCTGACTCAGAACTGCTCCGACAAGCCCTTACACACAGCTCGTTAGCGCACGAAATGGAGACCAAAGCCGCAGCAAGTGGAGGCGATGATGGCGCTAATCGGGCGAAAGATAACGAACAATTTGAGTTTTTAGGCGACGCAGTGCTGGGTTTAGTAAGCAGCGAACTGCTGTTTCAGCGCTTTCCAGCGCACCAGGAAGGCCAACTTTCGAAGATGCGAGCGCATTTAGTGAGCGCTCGGCATCTAGTTAAGGTGGCGCGAAACCTCCAACTCGGACGCTATTTGCTGCTCGGACGCGGCGAAGAACGCAGCGGTGGAAGGGCAAAACCGGGTCTGTTAGCGGATGGATTAGAGGCTTTGATCGCCGCAATCTACCTCGATGGGGGCATGGAACCCGCGCGAAAAGTGATTGTAAGGCTCATTTTGGAGCCGGAATTGGTGCGTTTGGAGTCTAATCCTGATCTGAATGAGCACTTTACCGATTACAAATCGGCGCTCCAGGAGTGGGTTCAGGCGAAGGGATTGGCACAGCCTGTGTACTCCGTAGTGAGTGAAACCGGCCCCGAACATCGGAAACTGTTCACTATGCAGGTTCGTATCCTTGAGCAAGGGGCGTTGGAACCGATTTATATGGCCACCGGCGAGGATTCAACAAAGAAAAAAGCCGAGCAGCAGGCAGCACGAATCGCGCTTGAATATCTCCGCTCTCACGAGCCAATTCAGGCAGAACAGCCATGA
- the pstS gene encoding phosphate ABC transporter substrate-binding protein PstS, which translates to MRKFLPAGLGIALLLSCWATIGTCQEATVLVGSGSTVPAPLVNKWAEAYNQRNHNVQMRYVAIGADEGVAAISHGSGDFALGEVPLTAKERSKAGLIEVPAILIGIVPVYNIPGVHADLKFSGDVLAEIFLGKIKNWNSPALAKLNPGVNLPNLSIQVVNRPAGKGSNYIFTEFLSKASPRFRSEVGVSASPRWPVGKPAERSSEMVEMVRSEAGAIGYVEAQYAIEAKIQFGLVLNSSGHFIRASPATLAEACRVVEAPTFDKFSASLTDPPGARSFPITSYDWLYLRTNSGDPKRAAALHDFLDWVFSVGQQIAASSGYSELPTPLRAKIGASLREVK; encoded by the coding sequence ATGAGAAAGTTCCTGCCTGCCGGTCTTGGAATCGCTCTTCTGCTCAGCTGCTGGGCCACGATTGGGACCTGTCAGGAGGCTACGGTCCTCGTTGGTTCCGGCTCAACAGTTCCGGCTCCGCTTGTCAACAAATGGGCCGAGGCTTACAACCAACGCAACCACAATGTGCAGATGAGATATGTCGCGATCGGCGCCGACGAAGGCGTCGCGGCTATCTCTCACGGGAGCGGCGACTTTGCCCTCGGAGAAGTTCCCTTAACTGCAAAGGAGCGTTCCAAAGCGGGACTGATCGAAGTTCCGGCCATTTTGATCGGGATCGTCCCTGTTTACAACATCCCAGGCGTTCACGCCGACTTGAAATTCTCTGGAGACGTCTTAGCGGAGATCTTCTTAGGCAAGATCAAAAACTGGAACTCCCCGGCTTTAGCCAAGCTCAATCCCGGAGTGAACCTTCCCAATTTATCCATCCAAGTCGTGAACCGGCCGGCGGGAAAAGGATCGAATTACATCTTCACAGAGTTTCTCTCCAAAGCGAGTCCCAGGTTCCGTAGCGAGGTTGGCGTTAGCGCTTCGCCCAGGTGGCCGGTAGGCAAACCTGCCGAGCGCAGTTCGGAAATGGTAGAGATGGTAAGGTCTGAAGCAGGCGCCATCGGCTATGTGGAGGCGCAGTACGCGATTGAGGCCAAAATCCAATTCGGCCTGGTGCTCAACTCTTCTGGACATTTCATAAGGGCATCGCCCGCAACCCTGGCCGAGGCTTGCCGGGTGGTCGAGGCCCCGACGTTCGACAAGTTTTCCGCTTCGCTCACTGACCCGCCGGGAGCCCGCTCGTTTCCGATCACCAGCTACGATTGGCTCTACCTCCGCACAAATAGCGGCGATCCCAAACGAGCGGCAGCCCTTCATGACTTTCTCGATTGGGTGTTCTCGGTCGGGCAGCAGATCGCGGCCAGCTCCGGGTACTCAGAACTGCCAACGCCGCTGCGCGCCAAGATCGGCGCGTCACTAAGGGAAGTGAAATAG